A single Parabacteroides timonensis DNA region contains:
- a CDS encoding ketopantoate reductase family protein, which yields MKILIYGAGVIGCTYGWQLTKAGHDITVLVRQGKKSRIEKDGIDIFCSDFRGKQKQTEQVTFRPKVIDSLSPDNDFEYIIVATNCIYLKDILPVLAESAGKAHILFFQNIWNDFETIARFLSPEQYFFGFPFKVGGGRDEHCIHCAISGMKNSATLLGEVNGEITPRIVKMSNALEKANLKPLVSKHIKTWLITHYAIAASLSAGIIKAGGGKNFAGNSQLLKNTVKSIREGFEICYRKGFDPKVEKANRPYYLPLFFLVPVLMKIYSNETLCIMFDGHTQHAPDEIKRMLEDVIADGEKYNVQMLYLKSLQKPEY from the coding sequence ATGAAAATTCTAATCTATGGAGCTGGCGTAATAGGTTGCACTTACGGTTGGCAATTAACTAAAGCAGGACATGACATAACCGTTCTGGTACGGCAAGGGAAAAAGTCGAGAATAGAAAAAGACGGTATCGATATCTTTTGTTCCGACTTCAGAGGAAAACAAAAACAAACAGAACAAGTTACATTCCGTCCAAAAGTCATTGACAGTCTCTCTCCCGATAATGATTTTGAATATATTATCGTAGCGACCAATTGTATTTATCTGAAAGATATCTTGCCGGTATTGGCCGAATCGGCAGGAAAGGCACATATTCTTTTTTTCCAAAATATATGGAATGACTTTGAGACAATAGCCAGGTTCCTTTCTCCCGAACAGTATTTCTTCGGCTTTCCTTTTAAAGTAGGTGGTGGTAGAGATGAACATTGCATTCATTGTGCAATTTCAGGAATGAAGAATTCTGCCACACTTCTTGGAGAAGTTAACGGAGAAATAACACCCCGTATAGTAAAAATGTCAAATGCATTGGAGAAAGCGAATTTAAAACCGCTTGTCTCCAAACATATTAAAACCTGGCTTATAACCCATTACGCTATTGCAGCCAGTTTATCTGCCGGGATTATAAAGGCCGGAGGAGGAAAAAATTTCGCCGGTAACTCTCAGCTACTTAAGAATACCGTCAAATCAATCCGCGAAGGCTTTGAAATCTGTTACAGAAAAGGATTCGATCCAAAGGTTGAAAAGGCAAACCGCCCCTATTATCTTCCTTTGTTCTTTCTCGTGCCCGTTCTAATGAAAATTTATAGTAACGAAACTTTATGCATCATGTTTGATGGACATACGCAGCATGCTCCCGATGAAATAAAAAGAATGCTTGAAGATGTCATTGCAGATGGCGAAAAGTATAATGTTCAAATGCTATATTTAAAAAGTTTACAAAAGCCTGAGTATTAA
- a CDS encoding aldo/keto reductase: protein MEEKNKKNIDRRRFLKVLGGSTLASTASLYSCKPDKNASFRGNGSGDIPAEMTYRTTPTTGDKVSLLGYGCMRWPTVSNSSARDSGDEIDQEMVNRLVDYAIAHGINYFDTSPAYCKGRSEHATGIALSRYPRDTYYIATKLSNFAPQTWSRENSMAMYRNSMKELQVDYIDYYLLHGIGMGNGMEDFEGRYINNGILDFLLEERQAGRIRNLGFSYHGDIKVFDYLLSRQDEIKWDFVQIQLNYVDWKHAKEVNTRNTDAEYLYGELQKRNIPAIIMEPLLGGRLSNVHDHIAAKLKQRSPESSVASWAFRFAGTFPGVLTVLSGMTYMEHLQDNLRTYSPLEPLTDNDLAFLEETAVQMLRYPTIPCNDCKYCMPCPYGLDIPEILLHYNRCINAGNIPESQQDENYAKARRAFLVGYDRSVPRLRQANHCVGCNQCNPHCPQNIDIPKELLRIDKYTEQLKQN, encoded by the coding sequence ATGGAAGAAAAGAATAAAAAGAATATAGACCGACGGAGATTCCTGAAAGTCTTAGGCGGCAGCACACTGGCATCGACAGCCTCACTTTATAGTTGTAAACCGGATAAAAACGCATCCTTCCGGGGAAACGGTTCCGGTGATATTCCTGCCGAAATGACCTATCGCACCACGCCCACGACAGGCGATAAAGTATCCTTGTTAGGATATGGCTGTATGCGTTGGCCAACAGTTTCCAACAGCAGTGCAAGAGACAGTGGCGACGAGATCGACCAGGAAATGGTCAACCGCCTGGTCGACTATGCCATTGCACATGGTATCAACTATTTCGACACATCGCCTGCATATTGTAAAGGACGTTCGGAGCATGCCACAGGTATCGCTCTCAGCCGTTATCCGCGCGATACCTATTATATTGCCACCAAATTATCCAACTTCGCGCCCCAGACATGGAGCCGTGAAAACTCGATGGCTATGTATCGTAACTCTATGAAAGAGCTGCAAGTCGACTATATCGACTATTACCTGTTGCACGGTATCGGTATGGGAAACGGTATGGAAGATTTCGAAGGACGTTATATAAACAACGGTATACTCGATTTTCTGCTTGAAGAACGACAGGCAGGCCGTATCCGCAACCTGGGTTTCTCTTATCATGGAGATATCAAAGTATTCGACTACCTCCTCTCCCGTCAGGACGAGATCAAGTGGGACTTTGTCCAGATACAGCTCAACTATGTTGACTGGAAACATGCGAAAGAGGTCAACACCCGGAATACCGATGCTGAATATCTATACGGCGAATTACAGAAACGGAACATCCCCGCCATCATCATGGAGCCGTTACTGGGAGGCCGTCTCTCGAACGTACACGACCATATTGCAGCGAAACTGAAACAACGCAGTCCCGAGTCGAGTGTCGCATCATGGGCTTTCCGTTTCGCCGGAACATTCCCGGGTGTATTGACTGTGTTAAGCGGAATGACTTATATGGAACATCTGCAGGATAATCTCCGCACCTATTCCCCACTGGAACCGCTGACGGATAACGATCTGGCTTTTCTGGAAGAGACTGCCGTACAAATGCTCCGCTATCCAACCATCCCCTGCAATGATTGTAAATATTGTATGCCTTGTCCGTATGGTTTGGATATTCCTGAGATCCTCTTGCATTACAACCGTTGTATCAATGCCGGAAATATTCCCGAAAGCCAACAGGATGAAAATTATGCGAAAGCGCGTCGTGCTTTCCTTGTCGGATACGACCGTAGTGTTCCCCGGCTGCGTCAGGCCAATCATTGTGTCGGCTGCAACCAGTGCAATCCGCATTGTCCGCAGAACATCGATATTCCGAAAGAGTTATTACGTATAGATAAATATACGGAACAGTTGAAACAAAATTAG
- a CDS encoding efflux RND transporter periplasmic adaptor subunit codes for MNKVSKKWIRLIGIVGCTVWMASCKQAPDAQVKASYAIMKVAPTDKELSTPYSATIRGRQDIDIYPQVSGTIEKLYVTEGEKVRRGQLLFIIDQVPYKAALKTATANVEAARAALATAELTYNSNKELNAQKVVSDFSLKTAENSFLTAKAQLAQAEAQELSARNNLSYTEVKSPCDGVVGALPYRAGALVSPSMMQALTTVSDNSDMYVYFSMTENQLLSLTREYGSMDDALKSMPDAELKLNDNSVYDKKGIIESISGVIDRQTGTVVARVVFPNESRLLHSGASGTVVIPSIYKDCIVIPQGATVRLQDKTIVYKVVDGKAVSTLITVSGINDGREYVVLSGLKAGDEIISEGAGLIREGTVVK; via the coding sequence ATGAATAAAGTAAGCAAAAAATGGATACGGCTGATAGGGATTGTCGGTTGTACAGTGTGGATGGCATCCTGTAAACAAGCTCCGGATGCACAGGTAAAAGCCTCTTATGCAATTATGAAAGTGGCGCCTACGGATAAAGAACTTTCTACCCCTTATTCGGCGACGATACGTGGGCGACAGGATATCGACATATATCCACAGGTATCGGGGACTATCGAAAAACTTTATGTGACGGAAGGTGAAAAAGTACGTCGTGGGCAATTACTTTTTATCATCGATCAAGTGCCTTATAAAGCGGCACTTAAAACGGCTACCGCCAACGTGGAAGCAGCACGTGCTGCACTGGCTACTGCCGAACTGACCTACAACAGTAACAAAGAGCTGAATGCCCAGAAGGTAGTTTCGGATTTCAGCCTGAAGACAGCGGAAAACTCTTTCCTTACAGCCAAAGCACAATTGGCACAGGCGGAAGCCCAGGAACTGAGCGCACGTAATAATCTCTCTTATACAGAGGTAAAAAGTCCCTGCGACGGTGTTGTAGGAGCATTACCTTATCGTGCCGGTGCTTTGGTGAGTCCCAGCATGATGCAAGCATTGACTACGGTCAGCGACAATTCGGATATGTATGTTTATTTCTCTATGACAGAAAATCAGTTGTTGTCACTGACACGCGAATACGGTAGTATGGATGATGCGTTGAAGAGCATGCCGGATGCGGAGTTGAAGCTGAACGATAATTCGGTTTATGACAAGAAAGGTATTATAGAATCCATCAGCGGAGTGATCGACCGCCAGACAGGTACGGTTGTAGCACGTGTGGTATTCCCTAATGAATCGCGGTTGCTTCATAGCGGAGCATCGGGCACGGTAGTGATACCGAGCATTTATAAAGACTGCATCGTGATCCCGCAGGGAGCTACCGTTCGTTTGCAGGATAAAACCATTGTATATAAAGTTGTAGACGGCAAGGCTGTCTCTACCCTGATAACGGTATCCGGGATTAACGACGGACGCGAATATGTAGTATTGAGCGGACTGAAAGCCGGTGATGAAATTATATCGGAAGGTGCCGGATTGATACGTGAAGGAACTGTCGTAAAATAA
- a CDS encoding LuxR C-terminal-related transcriptional regulator: MSSSKETLGEMWARQQISDQDVDYGLWTARREALRQMAEISHSCLFTVDVYKEQYDFASDSFADIFGYNQSHIRTIERQGDLLEERIHPDDRDRMLELQIRHSRFIYSLPVERRNDFRNVYQFRMLNASGKYINVTSRTQVTQQDRNGKAWIVMGIMDIAPDQTPLETVKYSVLDLKNGELISVPVIDNDDPLLTKREMEILKLIRQGLLSKEIADQLNISIYTVNNHRKNILTKLKANNILEAINLLHSSIASR; encoded by the coding sequence ATGTCATCATCTAAAGAAACACTCGGGGAAATGTGGGCCCGTCAGCAGATATCGGATCAGGATGTTGATTATGGTTTGTGGACGGCGAGGAGAGAGGCTTTGCGACAGATGGCAGAGATTAGTCATAGTTGCCTGTTTACTGTAGACGTTTATAAGGAACAATACGATTTTGCATCAGATAGTTTTGCAGATATTTTTGGTTACAATCAATCTCATATAAGAACGATAGAAAGGCAGGGTGATCTTTTGGAAGAAAGAATACATCCGGATGACCGCGACAGAATGCTAGAATTGCAGATCAGGCATAGTCGGTTCATTTATTCTCTACCTGTGGAAAGAAGAAATGATTTCCGGAATGTTTATCAATTTCGTATGCTTAATGCAAGTGGTAAATATATAAATGTAACCAGTCGTACTCAGGTTACCCAGCAAGACCGGAATGGTAAAGCCTGGATTGTAATGGGAATAATGGATATCGCTCCCGATCAAACACCATTGGAAACGGTTAAATATTCAGTACTGGATTTGAAGAACGGGGAGTTGATCTCTGTTCCGGTGATTGATAATGATGATCCGTTATTGACGAAAAGAGAAATGGAAATATTGAAACTGATCCGTCAGGGGCTGTTGAGTAAAGAAATAGCCGACCAGTTGAATATAAGCATATATACAGTGAATAATCACCGTAAAAATATCCTGACAAAACTCAAAGCTAACAATATTCTAGAAGCAATCAATCTACTTCATTCCTCTATTGCTTCGCGATAA
- a CDS encoding 4Fe-4S binding protein — MLRKIRLTAAVIFFTLITLLFLDFTGTIHQWFGWMAKIQFLPALLAVNIGIVIGLIVLTLLFGRIYCSVICPLGVFQDVVSWIAGKQKKNRFSYSPAVSWLRYGILAMFILAMIGGFGSLLALLAPYSAYGRIASNLFAPFYQWANNGLAYLAERMDSYAFYTVDVWMKGIATFSIAIITFIVLAILAWRNGRTYCNTICPVGTILGFLARYSYFKPVIDTEKCNGCGLCARNCKAACIDTKEHRIDYSRCVTCMDCIGKCRRNALKYVPGQSLPKKQVEATTSPSASASVLPSASAPATEKSAASRRHFLSAATLFAVSATLKAQVKPEKNVDGGLAPIEDKQKPERLTPITPPGSLSARNFTGHCTACQLCVSVCTNQVLRPSGNLMTLMQPEMSYELGYCRPECTKCADVCPTSAIQPINVADKSAIQIGHAVWIKDLCVVNTDGVDCGNCARHCPTAAIQMVPKDPEALDSPKIPVINTERCIGCGACEHLCPSRPLSAIYVEGHEMHRTI, encoded by the coding sequence ATGTTAAGAAAAATCAGACTAACTGCTGCCGTCATTTTCTTTACCCTGATCACCTTGTTGTTCCTCGACTTCACGGGGACAATACATCAGTGGTTCGGTTGGATGGCGAAGATACAATTCCTTCCGGCATTGCTGGCGGTGAATATAGGAATAGTGATAGGGCTTATTGTCCTGACATTACTGTTCGGACGGATCTACTGTTCGGTTATTTGTCCGCTGGGAGTATTTCAGGATGTTGTTTCATGGATAGCCGGAAAACAAAAGAAGAACCGTTTTTCGTATTCCCCGGCGGTTAGCTGGTTGCGTTATGGGATACTTGCTATGTTTATACTTGCGATGATTGGAGGTTTCGGTTCGCTATTGGCTTTGCTGGCTCCATACAGTGCCTATGGGCGGATCGCCTCCAATCTGTTCGCTCCTTTCTATCAATGGGCAAACAATGGACTCGCCTATCTCGCTGAACGGATGGATAGCTATGCCTTTTATACGGTAGATGTTTGGATGAAAGGAATAGCCACTTTCAGCATAGCCATCATAACATTTATCGTACTGGCTATATTAGCGTGGCGTAACGGACGAACCTACTGCAATACCATTTGTCCGGTAGGAACTATCCTCGGTTTCCTTGCCCGGTATTCTTATTTCAAACCGGTTATCGATACCGAAAAATGTAACGGTTGCGGATTATGTGCCCGGAATTGTAAAGCTGCATGCATCGACACCAAAGAACACCGGATCGATTACAGCCGTTGTGTAACCTGTATGGATTGCATCGGGAAATGTCGCCGGAATGCTCTGAAATATGTACCGGGACAATCGCTGCCTAAAAAACAGGTTGAAGCAACCACTTCACCATCGGCTTCGGCGTCAGTATTGCCATCGGCATCGGCTCCTGCCACGGAAAAATCCGCTGCTTCACGCCGTCACTTTTTATCGGCTGCCACCCTGTTTGCCGTATCAGCCACATTGAAGGCACAAGTCAAACCCGAAAAGAATGTAGATGGCGGTTTAGCTCCGATAGAAGACAAACAAAAGCCGGAACGCCTCACTCCTATCACTCCTCCCGGATCATTAAGCGCACGAAACTTTACCGGACATTGTACTGCCTGCCAATTATGTGTATCCGTCTGTACCAACCAGGTGCTGCGTCCGTCCGGCAACCTTATGACCCTCATGCAACCGGAAATGTCCTATGAACTCGGGTATTGCCGGCCGGAATGTACCAAATGTGCGGACGTGTGTCCTACCAGCGCCATACAGCCGATCAACGTAGCCGACAAATCAGCCATTCAGATCGGACATGCCGTATGGATCAAAGACCTTTGCGTAGTCAATACCGACGGTGTCGATTGCGGCAACTGTGCCCGTCATTGTCCGACAGCTGCTATACAGATGGTTCCCAAAGATCCCGAAGCACTCGACTCACCGAAAATACCGGTTATCAATACCGAACGTTGTATCGGTTGCGGAGCCTGCGAACATCTTTGTCCCTCCCGCCCACTGAGTGCCATCTATGTGGAAGGACACGAAATGCACCGGACCATTTAA
- a CDS encoding helix-turn-helix domain-containing protein gives MMEIREMDHIYQYNDRMGLETLHPLISIVDFSKCEVQVESARLRYGFYSVFLKDVKCGDLQYGRNYYDYQEGTMVFTAPGQVVGVARKGEYIQPKGWALLFHPDLIRGTSLGRNIKNYRFFSYEVYEALHLSEQERQIVIDCLKNIELELHHGIDKHSKMLIVSNIELLLNYCVRFYDRQFITREEANKDTLAKFEKIMNDYFQSDKPQDIGLPSVQYCADQLHLSANYLGDLIKKETGKSAQEQIQLYLIDMAKEKVLDTSRSISEIAYELGFKYPQHFTRLFKKCVGTSPNEYRMQN, from the coding sequence ATGATGGAAATTAGAGAAATGGATCACATTTATCAGTATAATGACCGGATGGGGCTGGAAACATTGCATCCGCTGATCAGTATTGTCGACTTTTCAAAATGTGAGGTACAGGTAGAAAGTGCACGTTTGAGATATGGCTTTTACTCAGTCTTTTTGAAAGATGTGAAATGCGGTGACCTGCAATACGGGCGTAATTACTATGACTATCAGGAGGGCACGATGGTTTTCACTGCTCCCGGACAAGTGGTAGGTGTTGCCCGGAAAGGAGAGTATATCCAGCCGAAAGGATGGGCGCTGCTTTTCCATCCCGATTTGATCCGTGGTACTTCTCTCGGTCGTAACATTAAGAATTACCGTTTCTTTTCTTATGAAGTGTATGAGGCACTTCATCTTTCGGAACAGGAACGGCAGATAGTAATCGATTGCCTGAAAAATATAGAACTGGAACTACATCATGGAATAGATAAGCATAGTAAAATGCTGATCGTTTCGAATATCGAACTGCTATTGAACTATTGCGTCCGTTTTTACGACCGTCAGTTTATTACCCGCGAAGAAGCAAATAAGGATACACTGGCTAAGTTCGAGAAGATCATGAACGACTATTTTCAGTCGGATAAACCGCAGGATATCGGGCTGCCATCTGTTCAGTATTGTGCCGACCAGTTACATCTTTCGGCAAATTATCTGGGTGATCTGATAAAAAAGGAAACGGGTAAATCTGCGCAGGAGCAAATCCAGCTATATCTTATCGATATGGCAAAAGAGAAAGTGCTCGATACCAGCCGTTCCATCAGTGAGATCGCTTATGAATTAGGCTTTAAATATCCGCAGCACTTTACCCGTTTGTTTAAAAAGTGTGTGGGAACTTCTCCGAATGAGTATCGGATGCAGAATTAA
- a CDS encoding helix-turn-helix domain-containing protein, producing MEKKNIKTVDIEDFKTNKHIIDYVDDDFAIINSLEDAPTGNDTVRLGCFLLAFCIEGYIQLDINNRTFQLGDGDLLLGLPNTVISHTMISPKNKIRLAGFSTRFLQRIVKMEKVTWNTAIYIHNNPVKHVGEDKNEIFNCYKNLLIEKINDAPHHYHREVMMHLFSALFCEMLGALGKEAHQEDSDQSKEGLKQADYILRRFIEKLSADNGMHRSVSYFADSLFYSPKYLSKVVKNTCGRTPLDLINESAIEHIKYRLKHSDKSIKEIAEEFNFPNQSFFGKYVKAHLGMPPARYREAIEE from the coding sequence ATGGAAAAGAAGAACATCAAAACAGTCGACATCGAAGACTTTAAAACGAACAAACATATCATCGATTATGTGGATGATGACTTTGCAATAATAAACAGTCTGGAAGATGCTCCCACCGGTAACGATACGGTAAGACTGGGATGTTTTCTACTGGCTTTTTGCATAGAAGGATATATTCAACTCGATATAAACAACAGAACCTTTCAGTTGGGAGATGGCGATTTACTACTCGGTCTTCCTAATACTGTCATCAGCCATACGATGATAAGCCCTAAGAATAAGATCAGGCTGGCCGGTTTTTCTACCCGTTTCCTGCAACGCATTGTTAAAATGGAGAAAGTGACCTGGAATACCGCCATCTATATCCATAATAATCCGGTAAAACACGTAGGTGAAGATAAAAATGAGATTTTCAACTGTTACAAGAATCTACTCATCGAGAAAATAAACGATGCTCCCCATCATTATCATAGGGAAGTAATGATGCATCTGTTTTCTGCACTTTTCTGCGAAATGCTGGGAGCTCTCGGTAAGGAAGCTCACCAGGAAGACTCCGACCAATCGAAGGAAGGACTCAAACAGGCCGATTATATTCTTAGGAGATTCATTGAAAAACTGTCGGCAGACAACGGTATGCACCGTTCGGTGTCCTATTTTGCCGATTCGCTTTTTTACAGCCCCAAATACTTGTCGAAGGTCGTTAAGAACACATGTGGCAGAACCCCGTTGGATCTGATCAACGAAAGTGCTATCGAACATATCAAATACCGGTTGAAACACTCAGACAAGTCTATTAAAGAGATTGCGGAGGAATTCAACTTTCCCAATCAGTCTTTCTTCGGTAAGTATGTCAAGGCACATCTGGGTATGCCGCCGGCCCGTTATCGCGAAGCAATAGAGGAATGA
- a CDS encoding helix-turn-helix domain-containing protein has product MDKFQVIYPSILLTPYVKQYWFLTLEDVMQGAQRYIPNGCIILTFQRGGQIESSLSGQQTSFSNIVYSGNIDFISIVFQPTGAMGIFKMPMVELNNQNIPLDTLNDPQILELEKRIKETSDNKRCVQLIENFLLRRIYQTEQCNYKRLLPVIDSISLGQYDVSLLAQTACLGYKQFKRVFAERIGINPKDFTRIKRYQKAAHILQIIPQISLTQLAEECAYYDKSHLIREFKEFSGYTPKDFLSVCDPYSEYHSLFRSAMIDIK; this is encoded by the coding sequence ATGGATAAGTTTCAAGTCATATACCCCTCCATATTGCTTACTCCCTATGTGAAGCAATATTGGTTCTTAACACTGGAAGATGTAATGCAGGGCGCACAACGTTATATCCCTAACGGATGTATAATACTGACTTTTCAACGTGGAGGCCAAATCGAATCCAGTTTATCCGGACAACAAACAAGTTTTTCCAACATTGTTTATTCCGGAAACATAGATTTCATTTCGATCGTTTTCCAGCCAACAGGCGCTATGGGCATTTTCAAAATGCCAATGGTTGAATTGAACAATCAAAACATACCTCTCGATACGTTGAATGATCCTCAGATCCTGGAACTGGAAAAAAGAATAAAAGAGACCTCGGATAATAAAAGATGCGTTCAACTGATCGAAAATTTTCTACTAAGACGTATCTATCAAACTGAACAATGCAATTATAAACGTTTGTTACCGGTTATCGACTCCATCAGTCTCGGACAATACGATGTATCCTTACTTGCACAAACAGCTTGCCTCGGATACAAACAGTTCAAGCGTGTTTTCGCTGAACGTATCGGCATAAATCCTAAAGATTTTACACGAATCAAACGTTATCAAAAAGCAGCGCACATTTTACAAATCATTCCACAGATCTCATTAACACAATTAGCCGAGGAATGTGCCTATTACGATAAATCGCATCTGATCAGAGAGTTTAAAGAATTTTCCGGTTATACGCCTAAAGATTTCCTTTCGGTTTGTGACCCTTATTCCGAATATCATTCTTTATTCAGGTCGGCTATGATAGACATAAAATAA
- a CDS encoding MBL fold metallo-hydrolase, producing MKIKNRWYMITGLIIGIVIVLGVAVVAFINQPAFGRLPQGERLEKIEHSPHYKNGEFQNIHPTTLMTSDKGRLRTMWDFLISRPDGLNPDVPVPAIKSDLKNLADDSNVMVWFGHSSYLLQLSGKRILVDPVFCMASPVSFVNKPFKGTDIYKPEDMPDIDYLVISHDHWDHLDYQTVIRLKDRIRKVICPLGVGEHFEYWGFDKGNIIELDWYESALPDENFTVRCLPARHFSGRGLTSNKTLWASFLLETPSYKVYMGGDSGYDTHFEEIGKQYPDIDLAILENGQYNEGWRNIHTMPQYLGQAAKDLKARKVVTVHHSKYALARHRWDEPLKNEIEMAKENSLELIVPVIGQVVDISGTHY from the coding sequence ATGAAAATAAAAAATAGATGGTATATGATAACAGGACTTATAATAGGTATAGTGATCGTTTTGGGAGTGGCAGTAGTTGCTTTTATCAATCAACCGGCTTTCGGACGTCTGCCGCAAGGGGAACGACTGGAAAAAATAGAACATTCTCCCCACTATAAAAACGGAGAGTTTCAGAATATACATCCGACAACGTTAATGACTTCCGATAAAGGACGTTTGCGCACCATGTGGGATTTCCTGATCTCCAGACCTGACGGACTGAATCCGGATGTCCCGGTTCCGGCGATCAAATCTGATCTGAAAAACTTGGCAGACGATTCGAATGTAATGGTCTGGTTCGGTCATTCTTCCTATCTGCTTCAATTGTCCGGTAAACGAATTTTAGTCGATCCGGTGTTCTGTATGGCTTCTCCGGTTTCCTTTGTCAATAAGCCTTTTAAAGGAACGGATATATATAAACCGGAAGATATGCCGGATATCGATTATCTGGTTATTAGCCATGACCATTGGGATCATTTGGATTATCAGACGGTAATCCGGCTGAAAGATCGCATCCGTAAAGTAATCTGCCCTTTGGGTGTGGGCGAACATTTTGAATATTGGGGCTTCGATAAAGGGAATATTATTGAACTGGACTGGTACGAAAGTGCGTTGCCGGACGAAAACTTTACGGTCCGTTGTCTGCCAGCCCGTCATTTCTCTGGCCGCGGACTGACATCGAATAAGACTTTGTGGGCTTCTTTCCTTCTGGAAACTCCTTCGTATAAAGTTTATATGGGAGGGGACAGCGGTTACGATACTCATTTTGAAGAAATAGGCAAACAGTATCCGGATATCGATCTGGCTATTCTGGAAAACGGACAGTACAATGAGGGATGGCGTAATATCCATACGATGCCTCAGTATTTGGGGCAGGCAGCCAAAGATTTGAAAGCCCGTAAGGTCGTGACTGTCCATCATTCGAAATACGCATTAGCCAGGCACCGTTGGGACGAACCGTTGAAAAACGAAATTGAGATGGCAAAAGAAAACTCTTTGGAGTTGATCGTTCCAGTGATCGGACAGGTGGTTGATATCTCTGGTACACATTACTGA
- a CDS encoding Rpn family recombination-promoting nuclease/putative transposase, whose translation MEKYVNIMLDKAFKSVFGVKQVAIDFINAALEGERQVKDLTYLDKEIQPEVIEQRTVIFDLLCEDVDGSRFILEMQNCPQRCFFNRGFYYLCRMVSRQGESGDDWKYSLLPVYGIYLLNFSLPEFRSWRTDVVLADEATGKTFGEVKLKQIYLSFDLFNLSEEKCKTPLENTIYILKNMNLFDMSPFKEKNDAFKRLLDVANLETMTAHERAVYEENLKIYRDWRATLEYAVEEAEEKGLKKGKKEEQRLIATNLKKQGVSVETIAQGTGLSAEEIDEL comes from the coding sequence ATGGAAAAGTACGTTAACATTATGTTAGACAAAGCTTTTAAATCCGTTTTCGGAGTAAAGCAAGTAGCCATCGACTTTATCAATGCTGCCCTCGAAGGCGAGCGCCAGGTCAAAGACTTGACCTATCTTGATAAAGAAATCCAACCCGAAGTGATAGAACAGCGCACGGTGATCTTCGATCTCCTATGCGAAGATGTGGACGGGAGTAGATTTATTTTGGAGATGCAGAATTGTCCGCAACGTTGTTTCTTTAATCGGGGATTCTATTATCTTTGCCGGATGGTCTCTCGTCAGGGAGAGTCTGGTGATGACTGGAAGTATAGCCTGCTTCCGGTGTATGGTATCTATCTGTTGAACTTTAGTCTGCCGGAATTTCGGAGCTGGCGTACGGACGTAGTCCTCGCCGACGAGGCAACAGGTAAAACATTTGGCGAGGTCAAGCTGAAACAGATCTATCTGTCGTTCGACCTGTTCAATTTGAGTGAAGAGAAATGTAAGACGCCTCTTGAAAACACGATTTATATATTGAAGAATATGAATTTATTTGATATGTCTCCGTTCAAGGAGAAAAATGATGCTTTCAAGCGCTTGCTCGATGTGGCAAACCTGGAAACAATGACTGCTCACGAACGTGCTGTCTATGAGGAGAATCTGAAGATCTACCGTGACTGGCGTGCTACGCTGGAATATGCTGTGGAGGAAGCCGAGGAAAAAGGTTTAAAGAAAGGCAAGAAAGAAGAACAACGCCTTATCGCAACAAACTTAAAAAAGCAGGGAGTTTCAGTCGAAACAATAGCCCAAGGCACTGGGTTGTCGGCTGAAGAAATAGACGAATTATAA